From Candoia aspera isolate rCanAsp1 chromosome 4, rCanAsp1.hap2, whole genome shotgun sequence, a single genomic window includes:
- the LOC134496216 gene encoding CX3C chemokine receptor 1-like: MTEEDIEVTSAFVYEEIAVPCDKTDIQIYGQVFLPILYALVFSIGLVGNFLVLLTILKARYQKSITDIFFLNLAISDLLFVISLPFWASYIIHGWTLGNIACQIVSSFYSVGLFAGIFFITIISIDRYLAIVWATRIIKARTVTYGYLTSVSIWTLAVFFASPHFVFIQKSESNCTSLYPEHLKKIWLVFKYIEINIIGLLLPLCIISFCYLQIIRTLLSCKNHHKKKAMKVILLVVIVFFLFWTPYHISLFLQMLQYFDFFKDCSSLRLLDYAIQVTEPLAFSHCCLNPIIYVFAGEKFRKQLSHLALRCISFTCACGPCSQYRSGVSTPISEFAVTSNQTQNTSDQDASFLL; encoded by the coding sequence ATGACTGAAGAAGATATTGAAGTAACCTCTGCATTTGTCTATGAGGAAATTGCCGTTCCATGTGATAAAACGGACATCCAGATATATGGACAAGTCTTTCTGCCTATATTGTACGCCCTGGTGTTCAGCATTGGGCTGGTAGGAAATTTCCTGGTGCTTCTTACCATTCTGAAAGCCAGGTACCAGAAGAGCATCactgatatttttttcctgaatttggcCATCTCTGATCTTCTCTTtgtgatttctcttcctttttgggCTTCTTATATTATACATGGTTGGACACTTGGGAACATTGCATGCCAGATAGTTTCCTCTTTCTATTCTGTGGGCTTATTTGCTGGCatatttttcatcaccatcataagcATTGACAGATACCTGGCTATTGTCTGGGCAACACGCATTATAAAAGCCAGGACAGTTACCTATGGATATCTTACTAGTGTTTCAATATGGACCCtggcagttttctttgcaagccCCCACTTTGTATTCATCCAAAAGTCTGAGAGCAATTGTACTTCATTGTATCCAGAACACCTTAAAAAAATCTGGCTTGTTTTCAagtatattgaaataaatatCATTGGACTTCTTCTCCCACTGTGCATCATAAGCTTCTGCTATCTGCAGATCATCAGAACACTGCTGTCCTGCAAAAATCACCACAAAAAAAAAGCTATGAAAGTGATTTTACTTGTGGTAattgtattttttctcttctggacTCCATACCACATTTCACTTTTTCTGCAGATGTTACAGTACTTTGACTTCTTCAAAGATTGCAGTTCCTTAAGGCTTCTGGATTATGCCATACAAGTGACTGAGCCACTAGCTTTCAGCCACTGCTGTCTTAATCCAATCATCTATGTTTTTGCTGGTGAAAAATTCAGAAAGCAGCTTTCCCACTTGGCTCTCAGATGCATTTCATTCACATGTGCCTGTGGGCCTTGTAGCCAGTATCGCAGTGGAGTGTCCACTCCTATTTCAGAGTTTGCTGTGACCAGCAATCAGACCCAGAACACCAGTGACCAAGATGCGTCTTTCCTTCTTTGA